One window from the genome of Cyclobacterium amurskyense encodes:
- a CDS encoding vWA domain-containing protein, with product MTDVSSFFSWSWFTPETLRSFEWENYSLLHLIWIIPIVLLIRKFIKLLKKPVLELSLPKIVASNNPWTYLRLIPSFFFLLALWMVVIALARPQRTNEKVEQYTEGIDIMLVMDISESMDLQDFTPNRLEAAKETAIDFINGRIADRIGMVIFSGEAFSLAPLTTDYELLTDLVNSITFNMMDAKGTAIGSAVSTGINRMRESEAKSKVMVLLSDGDNNAGNVDPVFAAQLAEAMDVKIYTIAVGKDGMVPYGTDFFGRPQMIESYLNEETLRNIARITKAEFFRASDDKALENIFKRIDELEKAEIIESRYKETMDYYRPYLIWGILFFFVWMALKSTFFNNFLLD from the coding sequence ATGACTGATGTCTCTTCCTTTTTCTCTTGGAGTTGGTTTACACCAGAAACCCTCCGAAGTTTTGAGTGGGAAAACTATTCCTTGCTCCATTTAATATGGATCATTCCAATAGTGTTATTAATCAGAAAGTTTATAAAACTGCTGAAAAAGCCAGTATTAGAACTATCTCTTCCTAAAATTGTTGCTTCCAACAATCCTTGGACCTACCTGCGCCTCATTCCATCGTTTTTCTTTCTTCTCGCGTTGTGGATGGTGGTGATTGCACTTGCTAGACCTCAGCGCACTAATGAAAAAGTAGAACAGTATACTGAAGGTATTGATATCATGTTGGTAATGGATATATCCGAATCCATGGATTTACAGGACTTCACTCCCAATAGATTGGAAGCTGCCAAAGAAACGGCTATAGATTTTATCAATGGTAGGATTGCTGACAGAATTGGAATGGTAATATTCTCCGGTGAAGCATTCTCCCTAGCTCCTCTTACTACAGATTACGAACTTCTGACAGATTTGGTCAACAGTATTACTTTTAATATGATGGATGCCAAGGGTACGGCCATTGGCAGCGCGGTATCTACAGGTATCAACAGAATGAGAGAATCTGAAGCCAAATCCAAAGTAATGGTATTGCTTAGTGATGGTGACAATAACGCCGGTAATGTTGATCCAGTTTTTGCCGCTCAGTTAGCCGAAGCTATGGATGTTAAGATCTATACCATTGCTGTCGGTAAAGACGGAATGGTACCCTATGGAACTGATTTTTTTGGGCGGCCACAAATGATCGAAAGTTACCTCAATGAGGAAACATTAAGAAATATAGCCAGAATCACAAAAGCTGAATTCTTTAGAGCTTCTGATGACAAAGCCCTAGAAAATATATTTAAGCGAATAGATGAATTAGAAAAAGCTGAAATTATAGAATCCAGGTACAAGGAAACAATGGATTACTATAGACCTTACCTCATTTGGGGCATACTCTTTTTCTTTGTTTGGATGGCTTTAAAAAGTACGTTTTTCAATAACTTCCTCTTGGATTAA
- a CDS encoding endonuclease MutS2: MKLYPDNLEEKIDFDKIKDLIRQECTGVLGADFVKKIAFSKDRRLLSRLLTQTEEFRQILVSGDPFPSNNYINIYPYLNKAKIEGTFLFEEDFHEIRLGLKTLAGCVLFFKKNAEEYPQLHQLLGMVEEDILLEFSINKVLDDKGKIKDNASKELNIVRTQLAYEENRIRKVLDSIYRSAKSQGFTPEDASITIRGGRMVIPVLAEYKRRIKGFIHDESATGQTVYLEPAEVLDINNDIKDLLYMERREVQKILTKLTDELREYIPTLRRAFYFLGMIDFIRAKAKFAIKINGINPEMVKEREMSWIKARHPLLEMSLKQQQKEIVPVTIKLDPNNRVLVISGPNAGGKSVTLKTVALVQFMYQCGLLVPMEPKSKCAIFDQFFIDIGDEQNIENDLSTYSSHLMNMKHFTFYANKKTLFFIDEFGTGTEPQFGGAIAEAILIALNKSGAFGLVTTHYGNLKQLASKSQGMVNGAMRFDVDRLEPLYELEIGKPGSSFAFEIAGKIGIPKEIVLHAKAQIGETRVRYDKLLLKVESEKSKYENLMAEVERKDRLLAIKLREYNSLKATLDSQQKVILNEAKAQAKVLLDDTNRKIENTIRSIKESQANKEATKQIRKELDEHKEAIKPEKKPVERKETIKVVGGTITAGDQVRIKDNGALAEVLEIKGKQASVTIGDLKSTVKLNRLEKISNTSLKKEKKAIAKRISYDTSSKMANFSPNLDIRGKRGEEVFMLVQNFIDDAFMLGINDVKVIHGKGDGILRELTRNLLRESSSVAGFSDEHADRGGSGVTLVQFKD; encoded by the coding sequence ATGAAATTGTATCCTGATAATTTGGAGGAAAAGATTGACTTTGATAAGATCAAAGATTTAATTAGACAAGAATGCACAGGTGTTCTGGGTGCTGACTTTGTTAAAAAAATAGCTTTTTCTAAGGATCGACGATTACTCAGTAGATTGCTCACGCAGACTGAGGAATTCAGACAGATTTTAGTCTCGGGAGATCCTTTTCCTAGCAATAACTATATTAATATCTACCCTTACCTCAATAAAGCCAAGATTGAGGGGACTTTTCTTTTTGAAGAGGACTTTCATGAAATTCGTCTTGGGCTCAAAACCCTTGCGGGATGTGTACTTTTTTTTAAGAAAAATGCAGAAGAATATCCTCAACTGCATCAGCTACTTGGGATGGTAGAGGAGGATATACTATTGGAGTTTAGTATAAATAAGGTACTTGATGACAAAGGAAAAATAAAGGACAATGCCTCCAAGGAGTTAAACATTGTCAGAACCCAGCTTGCTTACGAAGAGAATAGAATTCGCAAGGTTTTGGATAGTATCTATAGGTCTGCAAAATCGCAAGGGTTTACTCCTGAAGATGCCTCTATTACTATTCGGGGAGGCCGAATGGTGATCCCTGTACTGGCGGAGTATAAAAGGCGCATTAAGGGGTTTATCCATGATGAGTCTGCAACTGGACAAACGGTATACCTTGAGCCAGCAGAAGTTTTGGATATCAATAATGATATCAAGGACCTCTTGTACATGGAACGAAGAGAAGTTCAGAAGATTCTCACAAAGCTAACGGATGAACTTAGAGAATACATTCCAACCCTGAGAAGGGCCTTTTATTTTCTTGGAATGATTGATTTCATTAGAGCCAAAGCCAAGTTTGCCATTAAAATTAATGGGATTAATCCGGAAATGGTTAAGGAGAGGGAGATGTCTTGGATAAAAGCTAGGCATCCATTGCTGGAAATGTCCCTGAAACAGCAACAAAAAGAGATTGTGCCGGTTACCATCAAGCTGGATCCAAATAACCGTGTTTTGGTTATTTCAGGCCCCAATGCAGGTGGTAAATCAGTCACACTTAAAACAGTTGCACTTGTTCAGTTCATGTACCAGTGTGGTTTGCTTGTTCCAATGGAACCCAAATCTAAATGTGCTATTTTTGATCAATTTTTTATAGACATAGGGGATGAACAAAATATAGAAAATGATCTAAGTACTTACAGTTCACACTTGATGAACATGAAGCACTTTACCTTTTATGCCAATAAGAAAACCTTGTTCTTTATTGACGAATTTGGGACAGGAACTGAACCTCAGTTTGGAGGAGCGATAGCAGAAGCCATTTTGATTGCATTGAATAAGTCTGGTGCTTTTGGATTGGTGACCACTCACTACGGTAACCTAAAGCAATTGGCCTCAAAAAGTCAGGGCATGGTAAATGGAGCAATGAGGTTTGATGTAGATCGGCTTGAACCGTTATATGAACTGGAAATAGGAAAGCCGGGAAGTTCTTTTGCCTTTGAAATTGCAGGGAAAATAGGTATTCCCAAAGAGATCGTTCTTCATGCCAAAGCCCAGATTGGAGAGACGCGTGTGAGGTATGACAAGTTGCTTTTGAAAGTGGAGAGTGAGAAAAGTAAATACGAAAACCTTATGGCTGAGGTGGAGCGTAAAGATAGATTGCTGGCGATTAAACTTAGGGAATACAATTCGTTGAAAGCAACCCTGGACAGTCAACAAAAGGTCATTTTAAATGAAGCAAAAGCGCAAGCCAAGGTATTACTAGATGATACCAATAGGAAAATAGAGAATACGATACGATCGATTAAAGAGTCTCAAGCCAATAAGGAAGCGACCAAACAAATAAGGAAGGAACTGGATGAGCATAAAGAGGCCATAAAGCCAGAGAAGAAGCCAGTTGAGCGCAAAGAAACCATCAAGGTGGTTGGTGGCACCATAACAGCAGGAGATCAGGTTAGGATCAAGGACAATGGCGCCTTGGCTGAGGTGTTGGAGATTAAAGGAAAGCAAGCTTCCGTTACCATTGGGGATCTCAAATCTACAGTGAAGTTAAATCGATTGGAAAAAATATCAAATACTTCTCTTAAAAAGGAAAAGAAAGCAATAGCGAAAAGAATAAGCTATGATACCTCTTCTAAAATGGCAAATTTTTCACCTAACCTGGATATCAGGGGTAAACGAGGGGAAGAGGTTTTTATGTTGGTTCAGAATTTCATTGATGATGCATTTATGCTAGGCATCAATGATGTAAAAGTAATCCACGGTAAAGGGGATGGTATTCTTAGAGAGCTTACCAGGAATCTCCTTAGAGAATCATCTTCAGTAGCCGGGTTTTCGGATGAACATGCAGATAGAGGAGGTTCAGGGGTAACATTGGTGCAGTTTAAAGATTAA
- a CDS encoding DUF58 domain-containing protein — MNQLLKKLRKYEILLRKVANSHLQGDHQSIFKGAGLEFDDLRPYQYGDDVRTIEWKVSAKGHGTFVKTFKEDKDQSVYFLLDVSGSQDIGSKVRKKIDLGKEIAGVLTLASIHDGSQVGLIGYSDQKESIILPGKGTRQAVKVIKGIFSKDNKSKKTDLNGMFTFCLNLIKKRSILFVISDFIDEGYERPLKALAFKHDLVVLQMTDPIESALPSLGIIPVFDKEEGKTTWVNTAFGGFSKKIATSFTSDRVQLKDFCKKNQINYLQIATDQDIVLPLMELFKLRNKTMKRG, encoded by the coding sequence ATGAACCAACTGTTAAAAAAGCTAAGAAAATATGAAATCCTACTCAGAAAAGTGGCTAATAGTCACCTTCAGGGGGATCACCAGTCTATTTTCAAAGGTGCTGGGCTGGAGTTCGATGATCTTCGCCCCTATCAGTATGGTGACGATGTAAGAACCATAGAATGGAAAGTTTCTGCAAAAGGTCATGGCACTTTTGTTAAAACGTTTAAAGAGGACAAAGATCAAAGCGTCTACTTCCTTTTGGACGTAAGCGGATCTCAAGATATTGGCAGTAAAGTGCGTAAAAAAATCGACCTTGGAAAAGAAATTGCCGGTGTATTGACTTTGGCATCCATACATGACGGTTCACAGGTAGGACTAATAGGTTATTCAGATCAAAAAGAAAGTATCATCCTTCCGGGAAAAGGAACTCGACAGGCGGTGAAGGTTATAAAAGGGATCTTTAGCAAAGACAACAAATCAAAAAAGACAGACCTTAATGGTATGTTTACATTTTGTCTTAACCTCATTAAGAAAAGATCAATTCTTTTCGTCATTTCTGACTTTATTGATGAAGGTTACGAAAGACCTTTAAAAGCCCTGGCATTCAAACATGATTTAGTGGTATTACAAATGACAGACCCAATAGAATCTGCTTTACCATCCCTAGGGATTATACCTGTTTTTGATAAAGAAGAGGGTAAAACCACCTGGGTAAATACTGCATTTGGTGGATTTTCGAAAAAAATCGCCACCTCATTTACTTCTGACAGGGTGCAACTTAAAGATTTTTGCAAAAAAAATCAGATCAATTACCTACAGATAGCCACAGATCAAGACATCGTCCTACCTTTGATGGAATTATTTAAGTTGAGAAATAAAACCATGAAACGTGGATAG
- a CDS encoding DUF4296 domain-containing protein has translation MKHLYIAFAFLFGTISCHENDGSDNILSEDDMVNILVDIHLTEGFVQSLSIPYDSTKILYPILERRIFEKHGIPDSVYIKSLEYYLRDATKMEYLYERAIDSLSVKEKEAQQNLQP, from the coding sequence GTGAAACACCTATATATAGCTTTTGCTTTTCTTTTCGGGACGATCTCTTGTCATGAAAATGATGGATCAGACAACATCTTGTCAGAAGATGATATGGTCAATATCCTTGTGGATATACATCTGACAGAGGGGTTTGTGCAGTCTCTCTCCATTCCATATGACTCTACTAAAATCCTTTATCCGATTTTAGAAAGACGCATTTTTGAAAAACATGGTATTCCTGACTCAGTTTACATTAAAAGTCTGGAATATTATTTGAGAGATGCTACCAAAATGGAATATTTATATGAACGGGCAATTGATTCATTGTCAGTTAAAGAAAAAGAAGCACAGCAAAACCTACAACCATAA
- a CDS encoding amidohydrolase family protein has protein sequence MDRRTFMKKGGLACSALALQDSAPFLDLQHLDKDKIPLIDTHLHLWDLGHLDYPWLKNPENPLSRNFLIADYHEATAGLPIEKMVFVECGRAPNQYLQEVDWVLGIQERDKRIAGMVAYFPLEKGASGLREMEALAERKIVKGIRKAFMPNHKAFLEGVKLLSRFGWSYDLNIRTKDLPAAYEFAKAHPDQIIVLDHIANPDIGNNEWQDWRKGISAFSKLENVSCKISGMLTKTNPSEESIDQMKPYFETVLDVFGMDRVLFGGDWPVLLRAASYQKWVHDFYEMAHALTPNEKQKLYHHNAKQKYKL, from the coding sequence ATGGATAGGAGAACATTTATGAAAAAGGGAGGCTTAGCCTGTAGCGCATTGGCACTGCAGGATAGTGCTCCTTTTTTAGATTTACAGCACTTAGATAAGGATAAAATCCCTTTGATAGATACCCATCTTCACTTATGGGATTTAGGTCATTTGGATTACCCCTGGTTGAAAAATCCTGAAAATCCCCTATCTCGGAATTTCTTAATAGCAGATTATCACGAGGCAACTGCAGGATTGCCAATAGAGAAAATGGTATTTGTAGAATGTGGACGCGCACCAAACCAATACTTACAGGAGGTAGATTGGGTGCTGGGAATTCAAGAAAGAGACAAGAGAATTGCAGGAATGGTAGCCTATTTCCCTTTAGAAAAAGGAGCTTCTGGTCTGAGGGAAATGGAGGCTTTGGCCGAAAGAAAAATTGTAAAAGGTATTCGCAAAGCTTTTATGCCTAATCATAAGGCATTTTTAGAAGGGGTGAAATTGCTTAGTAGGTTTGGATGGTCTTATGATCTCAATATTCGTACAAAGGACCTTCCAGCTGCATATGAGTTTGCCAAAGCTCACCCTGATCAAATTATAGTTTTGGATCATATTGCAAATCCTGATATTGGAAACAATGAATGGCAAGACTGGAGGAAAGGCATCTCAGCCTTTTCTAAATTGGAAAATGTGTCCTGTAAAATTTCAGGAATGCTAACCAAAACAAATCCCTCAGAGGAAAGTATAGATCAAATGAAACCCTATTTTGAAACTGTTTTAGATGTATTTGGTATGGATAGAGTACTCTTTGGGGGAGATTGGCCGGTTTTATTAAGGGCTGCAAGTTACCAAAAATGGGTACATGACTTTTATGAAATGGCCCATGCCCTGACACCAAATGAAAAGCAAAAACTATATCACCACAATGCCAAACAAAAGTATAAGCTCTAA
- a CDS encoding Gfo/Idh/MocA family protein, producing MLEKPNNNKTPDSRRDFIKSSSLAAAGFFIVPRFVLGGKGHVAPSDKVNVGMIGVGGKGRQNAQDLMKLDDVQITAIADPAEYWDLANFYYKSIAGRHPVKRMVEDHYEDKTENFKVNEYLDFREMLEKEKGLDAICCSTPDNTHAVITYASMKSGKHVYCEKPLTHNIWEARMIKDLTKETGLATQMGNVGHSTDGIRQTVEYLRAGVIGEVKETHSWVPASRWIDEMQAVPTTNTQKPHGFDWDLWLGPSANRPFHEWYTPVTWRDFWDFGCGALGDFGCHDMDAATWAFELGHPDTIEVFPAGFSNENIAPYGEIGYYNFPDNNTGKPIQLTWYSGGLKPQLHQYLPEGYKWPSRATLFVGDKGIIVNGGDRVPHVFPESLAANMKKPKEVIPRSKGHFRDWVNAIKGGPAASSNFEYGAHLTEITLLGVLSLRMKGQKINWDAKNLKATGIGEVDQYIKEPVRTGWEMS from the coding sequence ATGCTTGAAAAACCAAATAATAATAAAACTCCTGATTCAAGGAGGGATTTCATTAAAAGTTCTTCCTTAGCAGCAGCGGGATTTTTTATTGTCCCAAGGTTTGTGTTAGGAGGTAAAGGACATGTGGCGCCAAGTGACAAGGTAAATGTTGGAATGATAGGGGTAGGGGGCAAAGGAAGGCAAAATGCCCAAGACTTGATGAAGTTAGATGATGTACAAATTACAGCTATAGCTGATCCTGCTGAATACTGGGACTTGGCTAATTTTTACTACAAGTCCATTGCAGGTAGACATCCAGTAAAACGAATGGTGGAAGACCATTATGAAGATAAAACCGAGAATTTTAAGGTAAATGAATATCTGGATTTTCGTGAAATGCTTGAGAAGGAAAAAGGCTTGGATGCAATTTGTTGTTCTACACCAGACAATACCCATGCTGTTATTACTTATGCTTCTATGAAGTCTGGAAAGCATGTCTATTGCGAAAAACCACTTACACATAATATATGGGAAGCCCGGATGATCAAAGACCTTACTAAGGAGACTGGTTTAGCTACTCAAATGGGAAATGTGGGACACAGCACTGATGGTATTCGACAGACAGTAGAATACCTAAGAGCAGGTGTCATAGGAGAAGTAAAAGAAACTCACTCTTGGGTACCCGCCTCAAGGTGGATAGATGAAATGCAAGCAGTACCTACAACCAATACCCAAAAACCTCATGGTTTTGACTGGGATCTTTGGCTTGGACCTTCTGCAAATAGACCTTTTCATGAATGGTATACTCCTGTAACATGGAGAGATTTTTGGGATTTTGGTTGCGGTGCTTTGGGGGATTTCGGATGCCACGATATGGATGCTGCTACTTGGGCGTTTGAACTTGGGCACCCGGATACCATTGAAGTTTTTCCTGCGGGATTCAGCAATGAAAACATCGCTCCATATGGTGAAATAGGCTACTATAACTTCCCGGACAATAATACTGGTAAACCTATACAGCTAACATGGTATTCCGGAGGGCTCAAACCACAGTTGCACCAATATTTACCAGAAGGCTACAAGTGGCCTTCCAGAGCTACATTATTCGTTGGAGATAAAGGAATAATTGTGAATGGTGGAGATCGTGTACCTCATGTTTTCCCAGAGAGCTTGGCAGCTAATATGAAAAAACCTAAGGAGGTAATCCCTAGATCAAAAGGTCACTTTAGAGATTGGGTGAACGCAATTAAGGGTGGTCCTGCGGCGAGTTCTAACTTTGAATACGGGGCTCACTTGACAGAAATCACCTTATTAGGGGTGCTTTCCCTTAGGATGAAAGGACAGAAAATCAATTGGGATGCTAAGAACCTCAAAGCAACTGGAATAGGAGAAGTTGATCAATACATTAAAGAACCAGTAAGAACTGGCTGGGAGATGAGTTGA
- a CDS encoding TrpB-like pyridoxal phosphate-dependent enzyme, producing the protein MKNRKINLEEREIPENWYNIIADMPNKPLPPLNPGTMEPLGPEALAPLFPEALIKQEMTTDKWVSIPDEVRNMYSIWRPTPMYRAYGLEKALDTPAKIYYKYEGVSPSGSHKPNTAIPQAYYNKQEGVKRITTETGAGQWGSALSFACQHFGIECDVYMVRLSYNDKPYRKMMMNTWGANVYPSPSDRTEAGRRILAEHPDSPGSLGIAISEAVEMAATREDTKYALGSVLNHVKLHQTIIGLEAIKQLEKAGSDMPDVVIAPFGGGSNFAGLSFPFLRLNLEGGKNIRCIASEPSSCPKLTRGVFRYDFGDTAGMTPLLPMYTLGHDFIPAPIHAGGLRYHGAGVIVSQLLKDKLIEAQAHDNLEIFEAGVLFARSEGIIPAPEANHGIATAIKEAKKCKEEGVSKTILFNLCGHGNFDMKAYDDYFSGKIKSHELSQEEIDKSIAKLNTPEIPA; encoded by the coding sequence ATGAAAAACCGAAAAATTAACTTAGAAGAAAGGGAAATACCAGAAAACTGGTACAATATCATTGCGGATATGCCTAACAAGCCATTGCCGCCATTAAATCCAGGAACCATGGAACCACTTGGGCCTGAAGCTTTGGCTCCTTTGTTTCCAGAGGCCTTGATCAAACAAGAGATGACCACTGATAAGTGGGTCTCGATTCCTGATGAAGTTAGAAATATGTATTCCATATGGAGGCCTACTCCAATGTACAGGGCTTATGGTCTGGAAAAAGCTTTAGATACACCTGCAAAGATTTATTATAAATATGAAGGAGTCAGTCCTTCGGGTTCTCATAAGCCAAATACGGCTATTCCCCAAGCTTATTACAATAAACAAGAAGGGGTAAAAAGAATAACCACGGAAACAGGTGCAGGTCAATGGGGTAGTGCTTTGAGCTTTGCTTGCCAGCATTTCGGGATTGAATGTGATGTTTATATGGTTAGACTTTCCTATAATGACAAGCCTTATAGGAAAATGATGATGAATACCTGGGGTGCTAATGTCTACCCATCTCCATCAGACAGAACCGAAGCCGGGAGAAGAATTCTGGCAGAGCATCCAGATTCTCCAGGTAGTCTTGGTATTGCTATTTCGGAGGCAGTGGAAATGGCTGCAACCAGGGAGGATACAAAATACGCTCTGGGAAGTGTCCTTAACCATGTGAAGTTGCACCAAACTATTATTGGACTAGAGGCCATCAAGCAGTTGGAAAAAGCAGGTAGTGATATGCCGGATGTTGTAATTGCTCCATTTGGTGGAGGATCAAACTTCGCGGGGCTTTCTTTTCCGTTTTTAAGATTAAACTTAGAGGGGGGTAAAAATATACGTTGTATAGCGAGTGAGCCCTCATCTTGCCCTAAACTTACTCGAGGAGTGTTTAGATATGACTTTGGAGATACAGCAGGTATGACACCATTATTGCCAATGTATACACTTGGACATGATTTCATCCCAGCCCCTATTCATGCAGGAGGACTTCGATACCACGGTGCAGGCGTGATTGTAAGTCAATTGCTAAAAGATAAGCTGATTGAAGCCCAGGCGCATGACAACCTGGAAATATTTGAAGCAGGTGTACTTTTTGCAAGGTCGGAAGGTATTATTCCAGCTCCTGAAGCCAATCACGGTATTGCCACAGCTATCAAAGAGGCCAAAAAGTGCAAGGAAGAAGGTGTTTCCAAAACCATCTTATTTAATCTTTGTGGACATGGGAATTTTGACATGAAGGCCTATGATGATTATTTCTCTGGTAAAATTAAAAGTCATGAACTTAGTCAGGAAGAGATAGATAAATCCATTGCAAAATTAAATACTCCCGAAATCCCTGCTTAA